One Amblyomma americanum isolate KBUSLIRL-KWMA chromosome 8, ASM5285725v1, whole genome shotgun sequence DNA window includes the following coding sequences:
- the LOC144100191 gene encoding uncharacterized protein LOC144100191 isoform X2, with protein MQVTDGSGKTPVRDPESFVKRGSENGSSAIPVTSTVRTYLDSCPSPLERHWTIVQAARVFCVRPRLDSRGLEARFLERQHDLLWMWWSSFSYFHLARE; from the exons A TGCAAGTCACAGATGGTTCCGGAAAAACTCCCGTCCGTGACCCAGAAA gtTTTGTCAAAAGAGGAAGTGAGAACG GCAGTTCCGCCATACCTGTGACATCGACGGTACGGACCTACCTTGACTCGTGTCCATCGCCCCTTGAGAGGCACTGGACGATCGTGCAGGCTGCACGTGTGTTTTGTGTGAGACCTCGCCTCGACAGCAGAGGCCTTGAGGCCCGCTTCCTTGAGAGGCAGCATGACCTGCTTTGGATGTGGTGGAGTAGTTTTAGCTACTTCCACCTGGCGCGAGAATGA
- the LOC144100191 gene encoding uncharacterized protein LOC144100191 isoform X1 encodes MMKVVKRRVLLTSLVVFMLKVQVTDGSGKTPVRDPESFVKRGSENGSSAIPVTSTVRTYLDSCPSPLERHWTIVQAARVFCVRPRLDSRGLEARFLERQHDLLWMWWSSFSYFHLARE; translated from the exons ATGATGAAAGTCGTTAAACGAAGAGTATTGCTGACATCGCTTGTGGTGTTTATGCTAAAAGTGCAAGTCACAGATGGTTCCGGAAAAACTCCCGTCCGTGACCCAGAAA gtTTTGTCAAAAGAGGAAGTGAGAACG GCAGTTCCGCCATACCTGTGACATCGACGGTACGGACCTACCTTGACTCGTGTCCATCGCCCCTTGAGAGGCACTGGACGATCGTGCAGGCTGCACGTGTGTTTTGTGTGAGACCTCGCCTCGACAGCAGAGGCCTTGAGGCCCGCTTCCTTGAGAGGCAGCATGACCTGCTTTGGATGTGGTGGAGTAGTTTTAGCTACTTCCACCTGGCGCGAGAATGA